One window from the genome of Leptospira ryugenii encodes:
- a CDS encoding alpha-amylase has product MKDPFHQTLLYEINSRIFCLENSCRLSTIPEIFWESEEVKAANEIWWMGIWEQSPASHNIAAKHPDLQEEFKKSKEHLSEKDILASPYAIYEYKPNPLLTSEQELGELREIMKRRGKSLILDFVPNHMSVDTSYLTNKPHLFLQTEIANQNSFIFQGTRYAHGRDPYFDAWTDTIQWDFSNEETLSFHIDILLYIAQFADGVRCDMAMLPLEDVFASTHGKRALPYWGPLIKTIKSKYPNFKFYAEAYWNREYELQSLGFDATYDKTLYDRFVNGDAFAIKAHLTADQNYQNKSIRFLENHDEDRAMKVFQDQSLFYFSLLCFLPGIILYYQDQVNGFEKKLPVQLGNRDLEETKKPIRSFYDRIFSNMQNRKHPHREIPEYYLYTDGEILPYLLTCEPNRKELIILNLMQYPMSGRIFLTGENFPKAELKDLISGSSFPRPTSEKEGLYFYLEAKEAQWFIF; this is encoded by the coding sequence ATGAAAGATCCCTTCCATCAAACTCTTTTATACGAGATCAACTCAAGGATTTTTTGCTTAGAAAATTCCTGCCGCCTCAGCACAATACCAGAGATATTTTGGGAATCGGAAGAGGTAAAGGCAGCCAATGAGATTTGGTGGATGGGCATTTGGGAACAGAGCCCTGCCTCCCACAATATCGCGGCAAAGCACCCCGATCTCCAAGAAGAATTCAAAAAGAGTAAAGAGCATCTTTCGGAAAAAGACATTTTGGCCTCACCCTATGCGATATATGAATATAAACCCAATCCTCTTCTCACCTCAGAACAGGAGCTAGGAGAACTTAGAGAGATAATGAAAAGAAGAGGTAAATCTCTCATCCTCGACTTTGTACCCAACCATATGTCTGTTGATACCAGTTATCTTACCAATAAACCGCATCTTTTTTTACAAACTGAAATCGCAAACCAAAACTCCTTCATTTTCCAAGGAACTCGGTATGCACATGGTAGAGATCCTTACTTCGATGCTTGGACGGACACGATCCAATGGGATTTTTCCAATGAAGAAACTCTTTCCTTTCACATTGATATTCTTCTCTACATTGCTCAATTTGCTGATGGTGTTCGGTGTGATATGGCTATGCTTCCGCTTGAGGATGTTTTTGCATCTACTCATGGCAAACGCGCTCTTCCTTATTGGGGTCCACTCATAAAAACTATAAAATCAAAATACCCAAATTTTAAATTTTATGCAGAGGCATATTGGAACCGCGAATACGAATTACAATCATTAGGCTTTGATGCAACATATGATAAAACTCTCTATGATCGATTTGTGAATGGCGATGCCTTCGCCATCAAAGCTCACCTTACTGCCGATCAAAACTACCAAAACAAATCCATTCGATTCCTGGAAAATCATGATGAGGACCGAGCGATGAAGGTTTTCCAAGACCAGTCATTATTTTACTTTTCACTTTTGTGTTTCTTGCCAGGAATAATTTTATACTACCAAGACCAAGTGAACGGATTTGAAAAAAAACTTCCTGTTCAACTCGGAAATAGAGATTTAGAAGAAACCAAAAAACCAATCAGGTCTTTTTATGATCGAATATTCTCAAATATGCAGAACAGAAAGCACCCTCATCGGGAAATTCCAGAATACTATCTGTATACGGACGGAGAAATTCTGCCCTATCTCTTGACCTGCGAACCGAATAGAAAGGAGCTCATCATTTTAAATTTGATGCAGTACCCGATGTCCGGCCGGATTTTTTTAACAGGTGAAAACTTTCCTAAGGCGGAACTAAAGGATTTGATCAGTGGTTCTTCCTTTCCTCGACCTACTTCCGAAAAAGAGGGACTGTACTTTTATTTAGAAGCAAAAGAAGCACAATGGTTCATTTTTTAA